A section of the Telopea speciosissima isolate NSW1024214 ecotype Mountain lineage chromosome 3, Tspe_v1, whole genome shotgun sequence genome encodes:
- the LOC122654494 gene encoding probable beta-1,4-xylosyltransferase IRX9H → MASIRRTLSPVPRAGAMHNGEVYSVSSPLSKSSSCNQDYPPLGGSLSSLSGSMDSHSVLFRLQAALIGLITRRSRPLERSKSRGQLWRRAFFHFLICFLVGIFIGLTPSISMNVSMNHGFKHQAFSFEVLSPEGNAHQYDGTSKKGPLAEDDGSLETRSVKQELLLGISNDNPVTQLPVQDSDLTPRKLLIIVTPTYTRPFQAYYLNRLAQTLRLVPSPLLWIVVEMFSQSAETADILRRTGVMYRHLACYKNLTSVRDRRVHQRNVALSHIQTHRLDGIVYFADDDNVYSINLFEQMREIRRFGTWPVALLTASRSKARLEGPVCNDSQVIGWHTERRNRRFHSYISGFAFNGTIIWDPKRWHRPMFEPIRQLDTVKEEVKESMFIEQVVEDESQMEGLGEDCSRIMVWHLHLEASHPSYPNGWFKKTNLDTVAPLL, encoded by the exons atGGCTTCAATTAGAAGAACTTTGTCTCCAGTGCCACGAGCTGGGGCTATGCACAATGGGGAGGTGTATTCGGTCTCTTCTCCCTTGTCCAAGTCCTCCTCCTGCAATCAGGACTACCCACCTTTGGGAGGATCTTTATCCTCCCTGTCTGGTTCAATGGATTCACATTCAGTTTTGTTTAGACTTCAAGCTGCTCTTATTGGTCTTATCACTCGGAGATCTCGGCCCTTGGAGAGGTCAAAATCAAGGGGACAACTCTGGAGGAGagctttctttcattttcttatttGCTTTTTGGTAGGAATTTTCATTGGTTTGACCCCATCAATCTCCATGAATGTTTCCATGAATCATGGGTTCAAGCACCAAGCCTTCTCCTTTGAAGTCCTCTCTCCAGAGGGAAATGCACACCAATATGATGGTACCTCAAAGAAGGGTCCTTTGGCTGAGGACGATGGCAGTTTAGAAACTAGGTCAGTGAAACAGGAACTGCTGCTTGGAATTTCTAATGATAACCCTGTTACCCAGTTGCCTGTTCAAGATTCAGATCTTACGCCCAGGAAGCTTTTGATAATTGTGACACCAACTTATACTCGGCCATTTCAAGCCTATTATTTGAATCGTCTAGCTCAGACATTAAGACTGGTCCCTTCTCCTCTACTCTGGATAGTCGTGGAGATGTTCTCCCAATCTGCTGAAACAGCTGACATTTTGCGGAGAACAGGTGTTATGTACAGACATCTTGCGTGCTACAAGAACCTAACCAGTGTAAGAGATAGACGTGTTCACCAAAGAAATGTGGCATTGTCTCACATTCAAACACATCGTCTTGATGGAATCGTGTACTTTGCAGATGATGATAACGTGTATTCCATCAATCTTTTTGAGCAAATGAGGGAGATCAG GCGTTTTGGTACATGGCCAGTTGCCTTATTAACCGCAAGCAGAAGTAAAGCAAGATTAGAGGGTCCTGTCTGTAATGACAGCCAAGTTATTGGATGGCACACTGAAAGAAGAAACAGGAGATTCCATTCTTACATATCAGGGTTTGCCTTCAATGGGACCATAATTTGGGATCCAAAGAGATGGCACCGGCCCATGTTTGAACCCATTAGGCAGCTTGACACAGTCAAGGAAGAAGTAAAA GAGAGCATGTTCATTGAACAAGTAGTGGAGGATGAAAGCCAAATGGAAGGCTTAGGAGAGGACTGTTCAAGAATCATGGTTTGGCATCTTCATCTGGAAGCTTCACATCCTTCATATCCTAATGGATGGTTCAAGAAAACGAATCTAGATACAGTTGCGCCACTCCTGTGA
- the LOC122654496 gene encoding LOW QUALITY PROTEIN: ER membrane protein complex subunit 1 (The sequence of the model RefSeq protein was modified relative to this genomic sequence to represent the inferred CDS: inserted 3 bases in 2 codons; deleted 1 base in 1 codon; substituted 1 base at 1 genomic stop codon), which translates to MTVLLRLSLLLTFLSLSLNLSSALYEDQVGLMDWYQQYIGKVKHAVFHTQKAGRKRVLVSTEENVIASLDLRRGDISWRHVLGADDIIDEIEIALGKYFITLSSEGTILRAWNLPNGQMVWESLVQGSKPSKTFLLMNFKLDKDNIIFVFGRQCLHAISSIDGEVLWKRELTTESLEIQRIFQHVDSDIIYVVGFVGSSQFHTYQINAKTGELLEHGSAAFXGEISFVSNDILVTLDSTGSNVVVISYRDGDISFHLTHIPDLVPGSFGVARILPTKLTGVFALKTGSFAMFLRLLGENKLEVIEKFKYPVAFSDPLSFSEGQKAFALVQHEGSRIQLTVKLDNDWNSNLLESFEMDPQRGLVQKVFINNYIRTGGSYGFRALIVMEDHSLLLLQQGKIVWSREDGLGSVIDVTTSELPVEKDGVSVAKVEHYLFELLKGHILKLKDTLMLASPNDIVAIQGMRLKSSEKSKMTRDHNCFRKLLIVLTRAGKLFALHTGNGQVVWSLLLSSLHKSEACQYPTGLNIYQWQVPHHHAMDENPSILVVGRCGLGSDALGVLSFVDSYTGKVLNSLSLAHSIAQVIPLPFTDSAEQRLHLLIDAGGLAHLYPXTFEAFKTFQSELPNVYWYSVEAEKDIIRGHALHTNCMTEKFCFNTRELWSIVFPSESEKIISTAMRKLNEVVHTQAKVIADQDVMFKYISRNLLFVATVAPKAYCTIGLVTPEESWLVVYLIDTVTGXILHRMTHLGSQGPVHAVMESWVMYHYFNLRAYKYEMSVIEIYDQSRADNKDVWKLFLGKHNLASPISSYSWPEVVMKSQSYFFTHSVKTMAVTSTAKGITSKQLLIDTIGDQVLAFDKRYLDPRRSTNLTHAEREEGIMPLTDSLPIIPQSYVTHSLQVEGLRGILTVPAKLESTTLVFAYGMDLFFTMIAPSWTYDSLTEDFNYALLLITIVALIAAIVVKWVLSERKKLREKWR; encoded by the exons ATGACCGTGTTGCTTAGGCTTTCTCTGCTTCTAACGTTTCTTTCATTATCTCTAAACCTTAGTTCTGCTTTGTATGAAGATCAAGTAGGGCTCATGGATTG GTATCAACAGTACATAGGTAAAGTAAAGCATGCGGTCTTCCATACTCAGAAGGCGGGGAGAAAGCGTGTTCTGGTTTCTACAGAGGAGAATGTTATTGCTTCACTTGATCTCCGCAGGGGGGACATTT CTTGGAGACATGTTCTTGGGGCTGATGACATCATCGATGAAATTGAAATTGCCCTCGGAAAAT atTTCATTACCCTTTCATCAGAGGGTACTATTTTAAGAGCATGGAACCTTCCCAATGGGCAGATGGTGTGGGAGTCTCTCGTTCAGGGTTCAAAACCCTCAAAGACATTTCTATTG ATGAACTTCAAACTGGATAAGGACAACATAATTTTTGTTTTCGGTAGACAATGTCTCCATGCTATTTCAAGCATTGATGGAGAGGTTCTTTGGAAGAGAGAGTTGACCACAGAGAG CTTAGAGATTCAGCGAATCTTTCAGCATGTTGACAGTGATATCATATATGTTGTAGGATTTGTTGGTTCATCACAGTTTCATACATACCAGATTAATGCTAAAACTGGCGAGCTACTTGAGCATGGGAGTGCAGCTT CTGGAGAAATCTCATTTGTCTCTAATGACATCCTTGTGACATTGGACTCCACTGGGTCAAATGTAGTGGTGATAAGCTATCGGGATGGAGATATCAGCTTTCACCTGACACATATTCCAGATCTTGTTCCAGGTTCGTTTGGGGTGGCAAGAATATTGCCTACAAAGCTTACCGGGGTATTTGCACTAAAAACAGGTTCTTTTGCAATGTTCCTTAGGCTGTTGGGGGAAAACAAGCTAGAAGTGATAGAGAAATTTAAATATCCAGTAGCTTTTAGTGATCCTCTTTCATTCTCTGAGGGCCAAAAAGCTTTTGCATTGGTTCAACATGAAGGAAGTAGGATTCAGCTCACAGTGAAGCTTGATAATGACTGGAACAGTAATTTACTTGAAAGCTTTGAAATGGATCCTCAAAGGGGCCTCGTACAGAAGGTTTTCATCAACAACTATATTAGAACAGGCGGCTCTTATGGGTTTAGGGCCTTGATTGTCATGGAAGATCATTCGCTTCTGTTGCTACAACAGGGAAAGATTGTGTGGAGTAGGGAAGATGGGCTTGGTTCGGTTATTGATGTGACAACTTCAGAACTTCCTGTGGAAAAGGACGGAGTATCAGTTGCCAAAGTGGAACACTACCTCTTCGAATTGCTGAAG GGACACATACTAAAGCTTAAAGATACTTTAATGCTTGCAAGCCCCAATGACATAGTGGCTATTCAAGGAATGAGGTTGAAAAGCTCTGAGAAGAGCAAGATGACGAGAGACCACAATTGCTTTCGAAAGCTTTTGATAGTACTCACTAGAGCAGGGAAGCTTTTCGCTCTGCACACAGGAAATGGACAAGTTGTTTGGTCTCTTTTACTATCTTCTCTTCATAAATCAGAAGCCTGTCAGTATCCCACTGGCCTTAATATATATCAGTGGCAGGTTCCTCATCATCATGCAATGGATGAGAATCCATCCATTCTTGTGGTCGGGAGATGTGGACTTGGTTCCGATGCTCTGGGTGTTCTCTCATTTGTTGATTCGTATACTGGGAAAGTGCTAAATTCTTTGAGCCTTGCTCATTCCATAGCTCAGGTTATCCCACTGCCATTTACAGATTCAGCAGAACAGCGGCTTCACCTGCTTATAGATGCTGGTGGACTTGCACATTTATATCC CACATTTGAAGCCTTTAAAACTTTTCAAAGTGAGCTTCCAAACGTATATTGGTATTCTGTTGAAGCTGAGAAAGACATTATTAGAGGGCATGCATTACATACCAACTGCATGACAGAAAAGTTCTGCTTTAACACTCGAGAGTTGTGGTCTATTGTATTCCCCTCGGAGTCAGAGAAGATTATTTCAACTGCAATGAGAAAATTGAATGAG GTGGTTCACACTCAAGCAAAGGTAATAGCAGATCAGGATGTGATGTTCAAATATATATCCAGAAACCTGCTCTTCGTAGCAACTGTTGCACCTAAGGCCTACTGTACTATTGGATTGGTGACTCCAGAGGAGTCTTGGTTAGTCGTCTATCTTATCGATACCGTAACTGGTTGAATATTGCACCGCATGACTCACCTTGGTTCACAGGGGCCTGTTCATGCTGTAA TGGAGAGCTGGGTTATGTACCATTACTTCAATCTCAGAGCATACAAATATGAGATGTCAGTGATTGAGATCTATGATCAGTCTCGGGCG GATAACAAAGATGTGTGGAAGCTTTTTCTTGGAAAGCACAATCTTGCTTCACCCATTTCTTCATATTCTTGGCCAGAAGTGGTGATGAAATCCCAGAGTTATTTTTTCACCCATTCTGTGAAAACAATGGCAGTGACATCCACAGCCAAGGGTATAACATCTAAGCAGCTTCTTATTGATACCATTGGTGATCAG GTGCTGGCATTTGATAAACGTTATCTAGATCCTCGACGATCAACCAATCTCACTCAtgcagagagagaagaaggaattaTGCCTCTGACAGATTCACTGCCAATCATCCCTCAG TCATATGTAACACACTCGCTGCAAGTGGAAGGGCTTCGTGGCATTTTAACGGTTCCTGCTAAGCTGGAGTCAACCACCCTT GTCTTTGCATATGGAATGGATCTCTTTTTTACCATGATTGCACCCTCGTGGACTTATGATTCACTTACTGAGGATTTCAACTATGCTCTGCTTCTAATCACAATAGTTGCACTCATTGCAGCAATCGTTGTAAAATGGGTGCTGTCTGAGAGGAAAAAACTGAGGGAAAAATGGAGGTGA